One genomic window of Solanum stenotomum isolate F172 chromosome 9, ASM1918654v1, whole genome shotgun sequence includes the following:
- the LOC125877747 gene encoding glucose-1-phosphate adenylyltransferase small subunit, chloroplastic/amyloplastic, whose translation MAASIGALKSSPSSNNCINERRNDSTRAVSSRNLSFSSSHLSGDKLMPVSSLRSQGVRFNVRRSPLIMSPKAVSDSQNSQTCLDPDASRSVLGIILGGGAGTRLYPLTKKRAKPAVPLGANYRLIDIPVSNCLNSNISKIYVLTQFNSASLNRHLSRAYASNMGGYKNEGFVEVLAAQQSPENPDWFQGTADAVRQYLWLFEEHTVLEYLILAGDHLYRMDYEKFIQAHRETDADITVAALPMDEKRATAFGLMKIDEEGRIIEFAEKPQGEQLQAMKVDTTILGLDDKRAKEMPFIASMGIYVISKDVMLNLLRDKFPGANDFGSEVIPGATSLGMRVQAYLYDGYWEDIGTIEAFYNANLGITKKPVPDFSFYDRSAPIYTQPRYLPPSKMLDADVTDSVIGEGCVIKNCKIHHSVVGLRSCISEGAIIEDSLLMGADYYETDADRKLLAAKGSVPIGIGKNCHIKRAIIDKNARIGDNVKIINKDNVQEAARETDGYFIKSGIVTVIKDALIPSGIVI comes from the exons ATGGCGGCTTCCATTGGAGCCTTAAAATCTTCACCTTCTTCTAACAATTGCATCAATGAGAGAAGAAATGATTCTACACGTGCAGTATCCAGCAGAAATCTCTCATTTTCGTCTTCTCATCTCTCCGGAGACAAGTTGATGCCTGTGTCGTCGTTACGTTCCCAAGGAGTCCGATTCAATGTGAGAAGAAGTCCATTGATTATGTCGCCTAAGGCTGTTTCTGATTCGCAGAATTCACAGACATGTCTAGACCCAGATGCTAGCCGG AGTGTTTTGGGAATTATTCTTGGAGGTGGAGCTGGGACCCGACTTTATCCTCTAACTAAAAAAAGAGCAAAACCAGCAGTTCCACTTGGAGCAAATTATCGTCTGATTGACATTCCTGTAAGCAATTGCTTGAACAGTAACATATCCAAGATCTATGTTCTCACACAATTCAACTCTGCCTCCCTGAATCGCCACCTTTCACGGGCATATGCTAGCAATATGGGAGGATACAAAAACGAGGGCTTTGTGGAAGTTCTTGCGGCTCAACAAAGTCCAGAGAACCCCGATTGGTTCCAG GGCACGGCCGATGCTGTCAGACAATATCTGTGGTTGTTTGAGGAGCATACTGTTCTTGAATACCTTATACTTGCTGGAGATCATCTGTATCGAATGGATTATGAAAAGTTTATTCAAGCCCACAGAGAAACAGATGCTGATATTACCGTTGCCGCACTGCCAATGGACGAGAAGCGTGCCACTGCATTCGGTCTCATGAAGATTGACGAAGAAGGACGCATTATTGAATTTGCAGAGAAACCGCAAGGAGAGCAATTGCAAGCAATGAaa GTGGATACTACCATTTTAGGTCTTGATGACAAGAGAGCTAAAGAAATGCCTTTCATTGCCAGTATGGGTATATATGTCATTAGCAAAGACGTGATGTTAAACCTACTTCGTGACAAGTTCCCTGGGGCCAATGATTTTGGTAGTGAAGTTATTCCTGGTGCAACTTCACTTGGGATGAGA GTGCAAGCTTATTTATATGATGGGTACTGGGAAGATATTGGTACCATTGAAGCTTTCTACAATGCCAATTTGGGCATTACAAAAAAGCCGGTGCCAGATTTTAG CTTTTACGACCGATCAGCCCCAATCTACACCCAACCTCGATATCTACCACCATCAAAAATGCTTGATGCTGATGTCACAGATAGTGTCATTGGTGAAGGTTGTGTGATCAAG AACTGTAAGATTCACCATTCCGTGGTTGGGCTCAGATCATGCATATCAGAGGGAGCAATTATAGAAGACTCGCTTTTGATGGGGGCAGATTACTATGAG ACTGATGCTGACAGGAAGCTGCTGGCTGCAAAGGGCAGTGTCCCAATTGGCATCGGCAAGAATTGTCACATTAAAAGAGCCATTATCGACAAGAATGCCCGTATAGGGGACAATGTGAAG ATCATTAACAAAGACAACGTTCAAGAAGCGGCTAGGGAAACAGATGGATACTTCATCAAGAGTGGGATTGTCACCGTCATCAAGGATGCTTTGATTCCAAGTGGAATCGTCATCTGA
- the LOC125877759 gene encoding ras-related protein RABB1c: MSYAYLFKYIIIGDTGVGKSCLLLQFTDKRFQPVHDLTIGVEFGARMITIDNKPIKLQIWDTAGQESFRSITRSYYRGAAGALLVYDITRRETFNHLASWLEDARQHANANMTIMLIGNKCDLAHRRAVSTEEGEQFAKENGLIFMEASAKTAQNVEEAFIRTASTIYKKIQDGVFDVSNESYGIKVGYGGIPGPSGGRDGAASQGGGCCT, from the exons ATGTCTTACGCCTATCTCTTCAAGTATATCATCATCGGCGATACCG GAGTTGGAAAATCATGTCTTCTTTTGCAATTTACTGACAAACGATTTCAACCGGTCCATGATTTGACCATCGGGGTTGAATTTGGGGCTAGAATGATCACAATAGACAACAAGCCCATAAAACTACAGATCTGGGACACA GCTGGTCAAGAATCATTCAGATCTATCACAAGGTCATACTACAGAGGTGCTGCTGGGGCACTACTTGTTTATGATATTACAAG GAGGGAAACATTTAATCACCTAGCTAGTTGGCTAGAAGATGCAAGGCAGCATGCAAATGCAAATATGACCATAATGCTGATAGGAAACAAGTGTGATCTGGCTCACAGAAGGGCTGTAAGCACCGAGGAAGGCGAGCAATTTGCCAAGGAAAATGGGTTAATATTTATGGAGGCCTCTGCCAAAACAGCTCAGAATGTTGAAGAG GCTTTTATCAGAACAGCCTCAACaatttataagaaaatacaGGATGGAGTGTTTGATGTATCGAATGAG TCGTATGGAATAAAAGTGGGATATGGAGGCATTCCCGGGCCTTCAGGTGGAAGAGACGGAGCTGCTTCACAAGGAGGGGGTTGTTGTACTTGA